The following proteins are encoded in a genomic region of Dasypus novemcinctus isolate mDasNov1 chromosome 21, mDasNov1.1.hap2, whole genome shotgun sequence:
- the TM4SF5 gene encoding transmembrane 4 L6 family member 5, whose translation MCTGKCARCVGLSLIPLSLVCIVANALLLVPNGETGWTDHLSLHVWLMAGFLGGGLLVLCTGISAVRAGGKGCCGAGCCGNRCRMLRSVFSSAFGVFGAIYCLGVSGAGLRVGPKCLTNNTWEYPFETLSGSYLVNDTLWSWCQKPPRVVPWNVTLFSLLVAASCLELVLCGLQLVNAVVGVLCGDCRKEGTPR comes from the exons ATGTGCACGGGAAAGTGTGCCCGCTGCGTGGGGCTCTCCCTTATCCCCCTCTCCCTGGTCTGCATCGTGGCCAACGCCCTCCTGCTGGTGCCCAACGGCGAGACTGGCTGGACCGACCATCTCAGCTTGCACGTCTGGCTCATGGCCGGCTTCCTCGGCGGGGGCCTGCTG GTATTATGTACAGGAATTTCAGCTGTTCGGGCAGGGGGCAAAGGCTGTTGCGGTGCAGGCTGCTGCGGAAATCGATGCAGG ATGCTGCGCTCCGTCTTCTCTTCGGCGTTCGGAGTGTTTGGCGCCATCTACTGTCTCGGGGTATCGGGAGCCGGGCTCCGAGTTGGACCCAAATGCCTCACAAATAACACATGGGAATATCCCTTCGAAACTCTCTC AGGCTCTTACTTGGTCAACGACACTCTGTGGAGCTGGTGTCAGAAACCGCCTCGCGTGGTCCCTTGGAATGTGACGCTCTTCTCGCTGCTTGTGGCCGCCTCGTGCCTGGAGTTGGTGCTGTGCGGGTTGCAGCTGGTCAACGCGGTCGTTGGTGTCTTGTGTGGCGATTGCAGGAAGGAG GGCACCCCTCGCTGA
- the VMO1 gene encoding vitelline membrane outer layer protein 1 homolog, producing the protein MEQSVGAKLLLLLLWTTRCGYAGSNGPGGYTSVIEVTNGGPWGDWTWPEMCPDGFFASGFSIKVERSQGIPGDDTALNGIRLHCSRGDAQRNTHVVESQSGRWGKWSEPLWCPGGGFLVAFSLRVEASVIPGDNTAANNVRFRCSDGAELEGPGLAWGEFGDWSNPCPKGVCGLQTKIEEPRGLRDDTALNDVRLFCCRS; encoded by the exons ATGGAGCAGAGTGTGGGAGCCAaactactgctgctgctgctgtggacCACACGCTGCGGGTATGCAGGGTCTAATGGGCCAGGCGGCTACACGTCCGTCATCGAGGTGACCAATGGGGGCCCCTGGGGCGACTGGACTTGGCCTGAGATGTGTCCTGACGGATTTTTTGCCAGCGGGTTCTCAATCAAG GTGGAGCGTAGCCAAGGCATTCCTGGCGACGACACCGCTCTGAATGGAATCCGGCTACACTGCTCGCGCGGGGATGCACAGCGCAACACACATGTAGTGGAGTCCCAGTCTGGAAG GTGGGGCAAGTGGAGTGAGCCGCTGTGGTGTCCCGGCGGCGGCTTCCTTGTGGCCTTCTCGCTTCGCGTGGAGGCATCTGTGATCCCCGGGGACAACACGGCAGCGAATAACGTGCGCTTCCGCTGCTCCGACGGTGCGGAGCTCGaggggcctggcctggcctggggAGAATTTGGAGATTGGAGCAACCCATGCCCCAAAGGTGTGTGTGGTTTGCAGACCAAGATCGAGGAGCCTAGAGGCCTGCGCGATGACACCGCACTTAACGACGTGCGCTTATTCTGCTGCCGCAGTTGA
- the GLTPD2 gene encoding glycolipid transfer protein domain-containing protein 2: MAAMGVLLSSLIRRCWGRQAIPIAIFALLLLYLSARSLRALPGCGSGAQSCTPEGPLLFQVRQESGSLEAPGREEPPCLGPQDLLGRMMGPFRASLNTEGDMELSQYLAGWRELVKFLIPLGSIFAFATSEASTKITALEARVRGPEAAHYTTLAAMVAWERRAGVLERPGSALRGSAPSSGSKTLLLLHRALRWSQLCLHGVATGTAGGPDAGVQCSDAYDTALAPHHPWLVRQAARLAFLAFPGRRRLLEMACPGTTEAEARAALARAVGTLEDVYNRTQGLLAERGLLQLA, from the exons ATGGCAGCCATGGGTGTTTTGCTGTCTTCCCTGATCCGTCGGTGCTGGGGCCGCCAGGCAATTCCTATCGCTATCTTCGCGCTGCTGCTACTTTATCTCAGTGCTCGGAGCCTCC GCGCGCTGCCAGGCTGCGGATCCGGGGCACAGTCCTGCACTCCTGAGGGACCGCTACTCTTTCAG GTCCGGCAAGAGTCGGGATCCCTGGAGGCCCCGGGGCGGGAAGAGCCTCCGTGTCTGGGCCCCCAGGATTTGCTGGGCCGCATGATGGGACCGTTCCGTGCCAGTCTGAACACGGAAGGGGATATGGAATTGTCGCAGTACCTGGCTGGATGGAGGGAGCTGGTCAA GTTCCTGATTCCCCTCGGCTCCATCTTCGCCTTCGCCACAAGCGAGGCCTCCACCAAGATCACAGCCCTCGAGGCCCGGGTGCGCGGCCCGGAGGCCGCACACTACACGACGCTGGCGGCCATGGTGGCGTGGGAGCGGCGGGCGGGAGTGCTGGAGCGGCCCGGGAGCGCCCTCCGGGGCTCAGCCCCGTCCTCGGGCTCAAAAACGTTGCTTTTGCTGCACCGCGCGCTGCGCtggtcccagctctgcctccacGGGGTGGCGACCGGGACCGCTGGAGGCCCAGACGCCGGCGTGCAGTGCAGCGACGCCTACGACACGGCCCTGGCCCCGCACCACCCCTGGCTCGTGCGTCAGGCCGCCCGCCTCGCATTCCTCGCCTTCCCGGGTCGTAGACGGTTGCTCGAAATGGCGTGTCCCGGAACCACAGAGGCGGAGGCGCGGGCCGCGCTGGCCCGAGCCGTGGGCACCCTGGAAGATGTCTACAACCGCACCCAGGGTCTGCTTGCAGAGCGCGGCCTGCTCCAGCTGGCCTGA
- the PSMB6 gene encoding proteasome subunit beta type-6, whose amino-acid sequence MAAALAARGVGPVPAWGPEAIAPDWENREVSTGTTIMAVQFDGGVVLGADSRTTTGSYIANRVTDKLTPIHDRIFCCRSGSAADTQAVADAVTYQLGFHSIELNEPPLVHTAASLFKEMCYRYREDLMAGIIIAGWDPQEGGQVYSVPMGGMMVRQSFAIGGSGSSYIYGYVDATYREGMTKEECLHFTANALALAMERDGSSGGVIRLAAIAESGVERQVLLGDQIPKFTIATLPPS is encoded by the exons ATGGCGGCAGCCTTAGCAGCTCGAGGAGTGGGTCCGGTACCGGCCTGGGGACCGGAGGCGATCGCACCCGACTGGGAAAACCGGGAAGTCTCCACCGGG accaCTATCATGGCTGTGCAATTTGACGGAGGCGTGGTTCTGGGAGCCGACTCCAGGACGACGACTGG GTCCTACATCGCCAATCGTGTGACTGACAAACTGACCCCTATTCATGACCGAATTTTTTGCTGTCGTTCAGGCTCAGCCGCTGATACCCAGGCAGTAGCTGATGCTGTCACTTATCAGCTTGGCTTCCACAG CATTGAACTGAATGAGCCTCCGCTGGTACACACAGCAGCCAGCCTCTTTAAGGAGATGTGTTACCGATACAGGGAAGACCTGATGGCAGGAATCATCATCGCTGGCTGGGATCCTCAAGAAGGAGGGCAG GTGTACTCAGTACCCATGGGGGGCATGATGGTAAGGCAGTCCTTTGCAATTGGAGGCTCTGGGAGCTCCTATATCTATGGTTATGTCGATGCTACCTACCGAGAGGGCATGACCAAGGAAGAGTGTCTGCACTTCACTGCCAATG CTCTTGCTTTGGCCATGGAGCGGGATGGCTCCAGTGGAGGTGTGATCCGCCTGGCAGCCATTGCGGAATCAGGGGTAGAGAGGCAGGTACTTTTGGGAGACCAGATCCCCAAATTCACCATCGCCACTTTACCACCCTCCTAA